A region from the Variovorax sp. V93 genome encodes:
- the ileS gene encoding isoleucine--tRNA ligase: MSDAASPTDYRSTLNLPDTPFPMRGDLPKREPGWVKEWNEEGRYHRLRDARHGAPKFILHDGPPYANGQIHMGHAVNKILKDMITKARQLEGYDALYVPGWDCHGLPIENAIEKQYGRNLSRDEMQAKSRAYATEQIAQQMADFQRLGVLGEWDHPYKTMDFANEAGELRAFKRVIERGFVYRGLKPVYWCFDCGSSLAEFEIEYADKKSQTLDVAFKAHEREKVLKAFGTDHTILGDIFAVIWTTTAWTIPANQAINLNPEIEYSLVDTERGLLILANSLVEMCMTRYALDGKVLATVKGEKLGGLEFEHPLYDVDAGYRRLSPVYLADYATATDGTGLVHSSPAYGVDDFNSCIAHGVAYDDILNPVQGNGSYAPDFPLFGGQNIWKAVPVIIAALRDANRLLTTETISHSYPHCWRHKTPVIYRAAAQWFIRMDEGEGVFTKDKAPKTLRQTALDAIEQTSFYPENGKARLHDMIAGRPDWCISRQRSWGVPIPFFLHKDSGELHPRTMEILDQAADIVEKGGIEAWSRVTVEDILGAEDAPSYTKSTDILEVWFDSGSTFYHVLRGTHPNVHHESGPEADLYLEGHDQHRGWFHSSLLIACALEDRAPYRGLLTHGFTVDAKGIKMSKSLKNGIDPQEISNKLGSEIIRLWVAASDYSGDIAGDDKILARVVDAYRRIRNTLRFLLANTSDFDIQKDAVPLDQLFEIDRYALSRAAQFQAEILAHYQVYEFHPVVAKLQIYCSEDLGGFYLDILKDRLYTTAPGSRARRSAQTALWHISQAMLRWMAPFLSFTAEEAWKFVSTGKPGESIFAQTYSKFAAPDEALLAKWGRIREIRDVVNKDIEAVRAEGKVGSSLQANLRLSAAADDFALLGSLGDDLKFVFIASAIELAAGEALSTVVTPSSAQKCDRCWHYRDDVGHDPAHPTICGRCTSNLFGAGEPRSFA; this comes from the coding sequence CACATGGGCCACGCGGTGAACAAGATCCTCAAGGACATGATCACCAAGGCGCGCCAGCTCGAAGGCTACGACGCGCTCTACGTGCCCGGCTGGGACTGCCACGGCCTGCCGATCGAGAACGCCATCGAAAAGCAGTACGGCCGCAACCTGAGCCGCGACGAGATGCAGGCCAAGAGCCGCGCCTACGCCACGGAACAGATCGCGCAGCAGATGGCCGACTTCCAGCGCCTGGGCGTGCTGGGCGAATGGGACCACCCCTACAAGACGATGGACTTCGCCAATGAAGCCGGCGAGCTGCGCGCGTTCAAGCGCGTGATCGAGCGCGGCTTCGTCTACCGCGGCCTGAAGCCCGTGTACTGGTGCTTCGACTGCGGCTCGTCGCTGGCCGAGTTCGAGATCGAATACGCGGACAAGAAGAGCCAGACCCTCGACGTGGCGTTCAAGGCACACGAGCGCGAGAAGGTGCTCAAGGCCTTCGGGACCGACCACACGATCCTCGGCGACATCTTTGCCGTGATCTGGACCACCACCGCGTGGACCATCCCGGCCAACCAGGCGATCAACCTGAATCCCGAGATCGAGTACTCGCTGGTCGACACCGAGCGCGGCCTCTTGATCCTGGCCAATTCGCTGGTCGAGATGTGCATGACGCGCTATGCGCTCGACGGCAAGGTGCTGGCCACGGTCAAGGGCGAGAAGCTCGGCGGGCTCGAATTCGAGCATCCGCTGTACGACGTGGACGCGGGCTATCGGCGCCTGTCGCCGGTCTACCTGGCCGACTACGCCACCGCCACCGACGGCACCGGCCTCGTGCACTCGTCGCCGGCCTACGGCGTGGACGACTTCAACTCCTGCATCGCCCACGGCGTGGCCTACGACGACATCCTGAACCCGGTGCAGGGCAACGGCAGCTACGCGCCCGACTTCCCGCTGTTCGGCGGGCAGAACATCTGGAAGGCGGTGCCGGTGATCATCGCCGCGCTGCGCGACGCCAACCGGCTGCTGACCACCGAGACCATCTCCCACAGCTACCCGCACTGCTGGCGCCACAAGACGCCGGTGATCTACCGCGCCGCGGCGCAGTGGTTCATCCGCATGGACGAGGGCGAAGGCGTGTTCACCAAGGACAAGGCACCCAAGACGCTGCGCCAGACCGCGCTCGACGCCATCGAACAGACCAGCTTCTACCCGGAGAACGGCAAGGCGCGCCTGCACGACATGATCGCCGGGCGGCCCGACTGGTGCATCAGCCGCCAGCGCAGCTGGGGCGTGCCGATCCCGTTCTTCCTGCACAAGGATTCGGGCGAGCTGCATCCGCGCACGATGGAGATCCTCGACCAGGCCGCCGACATCGTCGAGAAGGGCGGCATCGAAGCCTGGAGCCGCGTCACCGTCGAAGACATCCTGGGCGCCGAAGATGCACCGAGCTATACCAAGAGCACCGACATCCTCGAGGTGTGGTTCGACTCGGGCTCGACCTTCTATCACGTGCTGCGCGGCACGCACCCCAACGTGCACCACGAGAGCGGCCCCGAAGCCGACCTATACCTCGAAGGCCATGACCAGCACCGCGGCTGGTTCCATTCGTCGCTGCTGATCGCCTGCGCGCTGGAAGACCGCGCGCCGTACCGCGGCCTGCTTACGCACGGCTTCACGGTGGATGCCAAGGGCATCAAGATGAGCAAGTCGCTCAAGAACGGCATCGACCCACAAGAGATCAGCAACAAGCTGGGCTCGGAAATCATCCGCCTGTGGGTGGCCGCGAGCGACTACTCGGGCGACATCGCTGGCGACGACAAGATCCTGGCGCGCGTGGTCGATGCGTACCGCCGCATCCGCAACACGCTGCGCTTCCTGCTCGCGAACACGAGCGACTTCGACATCCAGAAGGATGCGGTGCCGCTCGACCAGCTGTTCGAGATCGACCGCTATGCGCTGTCGCGCGCGGCGCAGTTCCAGGCCGAGATCCTCGCGCACTACCAGGTGTACGAGTTCCATCCAGTGGTGGCCAAGCTGCAGATCTACTGCTCGGAAGACCTGGGCGGCTTCTACCTCGACATCCTGAAGGACCGGCTCTACACGACCGCGCCGGGCTCGCGGGCGCGCCGCAGTGCGCAGACGGCACTCTGGCACATCTCGCAGGCGATGCTGCGCTGGATGGCACCGTTCCTGAGCTTCACGGCCGAAGAGGCATGGAAATTCGTGAGCACGGGCAAGCCGGGCGAGTCGATCTTTGCGCAGACGTACAGCAAGTTCGCCGCGCCCGACGAAGCACTGCTTGCCAAGTGGGGCCGCATCCGCGAGATCCGCGACGTGGTCAACAAGGACATCGAGGCCGTGCGCGCCGAAGGCAAGGTGGGCTCGTCGCTGCAGGCGAACCTGCGGCTCAGCGCAGCGGCTGATGACTTCGCGTTGCTGGGCTCGCTGGGCGACGACCTGAAGTTCGTCTTCATCGCCTCCGCCATCGAACTGGCGGCGGGCGAGGCGCTGTCCACCGTGGTCACGCCGAGCAGCGCGCAGAAGTGCGACCGCTGCTGGCACTACCGCGACGACGTGGGCCACGACCCGGCGCATCCCACGATCTGCGGCCGTTGCACGAGCAACCTGTTCGGTGCCGGCGAGCCGCGGAGCTTTGCCTGA
- the lspA gene encoding signal peptidase II, protein MAAARSMSASRSRSGSIWPWLALAAIVLIIDQFTKTLILGYYKLGDATYVTSFFNVVRAHNTGAAFSFLADHSGWQRWFFTAIGVAAAVFIVWMLKSHAGQKLFSFSMACILGGAIGNVIDRMMHGYVVDFLSFHAGNWYFPAFNAADSAITLGAICLILDEIRRVRRGK, encoded by the coding sequence ATGGCGGCCGCACGCTCCATGTCGGCATCGCGCTCGCGCAGCGGCAGCATCTGGCCGTGGCTCGCTCTGGCGGCAATCGTCCTGATCATCGACCAGTTCACCAAGACGCTGATCCTGGGCTACTACAAGCTCGGCGACGCGACCTACGTCACGAGCTTCTTCAACGTGGTCCGGGCGCACAACACGGGCGCCGCGTTCTCGTTCCTGGCCGACCACTCGGGCTGGCAGCGCTGGTTCTTCACGGCCATTGGCGTGGCGGCCGCGGTGTTCATCGTCTGGATGCTGAAGTCGCACGCGGGGCAGAAGCTATTCTCGTTCTCGATGGCCTGCATCCTGGGCGGAGCGATCGGGAACGTGATCGACCGGATGATGCATGGCTACGTGGTGGACTTCCTGAGCTTCCACGCGGGCAACTGGTACTTCCCGGCGTTCAATGCGGCGGACAGTGCGATCACGCTCGGGGCCATCTGCCTGATCCTGGACGAGATCCGGCGGGTTCGGCGCGGGAAGTAG